From Thalassospiraceae bacterium LMO-JJ14:
GGCAACCATAACCGGCGCCGAGGGCATCATCGCATCAAGGATCATGTTCCGCTCGGCGGAATGCTGCGAAACGCTGATCGCACGCATTTCAAGCGCACGGCCGATGGCCCGCAAGCGTGCAGAAATCTGTTCGGTTGTCGGCACCGGCCGGTCCAGTCCCGCCGCCGGCGGCGGTGATGTCAACGGCAGCAACGCGCCGATGCTCGACTGGCGGCGCTGATTATATTCATCCTGTGTGATAAGCCCCTGATCACGTAGCGCCTTCAGCGTCGCAAATCGGGACATGACGTTCGAATCGCCCCCCTGGAAACCGCCGATCATGCTCGGCGATTCCATCTGCATGCCGCCCTGCGCAGCGGGTGTGTTCATCGACATCGGCGTCGATGCGACTTCGGTGCTGGTACGGCCCAGCATCACGTCACCCTGCGGTGCGGCGCCGATCGGCACGCTGTTCATACCGGACCTCATCGCCGCTTGCGCCGTGCCGCCGGTTTCCAGCAGCGACAAATTGACGCTCGCCACCTGCGACGCAGGGCGCGTTGTCAATTCATTCCAGACCACGAACTGCTCGCTGTCATCGGGGCGGATCGCCAGAACGGCTTCATACATTTCACGCGCCTTCACCAGTTGACCGGTGTTCTGGTAAAGAATGCCCGATCCGAGAAGCGCATGGATATCGCGGGAGTTGGCCTTGAGAGCGCGCTGGAAAAATCCTTCGGCAGTGACGTAATTCCCCTTCGCCATCTCAGCGAGGCCGAGTTCCGCCTGATCGTTTTTCTTGAACGGGCTCGAAGCCCAGAAAGATTCTTCGAACACATTGCCGTCGAACACGGCGCAACCGCTCAGGAGACCGGCAGCCACACACAATGGCACGATCTTCTTGATTAAGCGTCCTGTTCTCTTGGTCATGCCGCCCCCTATTCGTAACCGGTCGTATACCCGGACGTATTTTGGCGGGCCGACGCGCGTTATGCGCAAATAGCTTCAAGCCCACAATACCTAGCGGCCTCCACCAGATATAGCCGTGGAGGCAGTACTAAAATACTAATCTTTGGTTAAAAAATCACAAGAAAAATGTATTAAGCGGTATTTTTCGGTGATTGTTCCGTTAGTGGGACTTTTTCGGTTCTTCCGCCGGCGCGCTGTTCTCAAGCTCCGCACAGCCGAGCAAGCTGGCAAACGGCAGCTTTGACATCGCACCGCCGCCCATTTGGCGGGTTCCTTTGATCACCAGAATATCGGTGATCAATTCATCGCCGAGCGCCTGGTTAATGGCATCGATCAGGCGCTTATCCTCGGCCTGCTGCTCGGTCGTCTTGGAAATCCGGTATATCTTTTCCTTGGTTTTATCGGGGTCGAAAATATAGCTGATGACCATCGGCTTTTCGTACCATGCACGCAGCAACGCATCACTGATGCGCGGCCCCAGAGTGCAAACATAGCCGACCTTGTCCTTGGAGATCACGGTGAGAACCGGTGTCACGGGAATATTGGAGGTGGACCGGCTTTTGGCGCTGCGTTTGACCGGCGCCAGCATGGACCGCATCTGAACATGCGATTCGCCACTGCCCCGAAGTCCGAAAGTGCGCTTCAATTTCAACTGATCGGCAATCGCTGTTGCCGGCTGAGCCGCTATCACAACGGCAACAGCCACAACGGCACAAAGTGCCGATTTCAAAAACCCATGATATTTCATAAATACATCCTTGGAGCACAATACGGCAATTTAATGATGCCGTTTATTCGTATTAGTACGGAGCTTAGAGGATTTTTTCCATGTAAACCACGCCTGGCAGCGGATTATCATAATAAGCTTTGGTTTCCAAAAAGCCCATGCGCAGATACATGTCCCTGGCCGTTTTCAATTGCGACAGGGTATCCAGGACCATGCGCCGGTAGCCGGCATTTTCAGCGAAGCTGAGCGCCAGTTCGGCAAGCGTGCGGCCCAGCCCCTGACCGCGCCATTGATCGCGTACATAAAGGCGCTTCATTTCGCAAAGCTTGTCATCCTGGTTTCCCACCGGCCTGACGGCAACGATGCCGGCAACGTCACTGTTATCCCGTGCGATAAATATATCGCCGCCCGGCGGCGCGTATTTGCCCGGCAGGTTCGCGATTTCATTTTCGAAATCCTGAAAGCACAAATCAACGCCCAGCCATTGCTGGTATTCGACGAACATTTCGCGCGTGTGCGCCATGTCCGCATCGGACCGGGCAGGCCTGATGTCGAACGATGCCTTGGTGCTCACAATCGGAACGTCCCCTCGACCACAAGCCGCGCCTTGCCGCCGATTTCCACCCGCGCGCCGGACATACGGCAGTAAAGATCGCCGGATCGGGCCGAGACCTGCCGGGCATGGATTGTATCCTTGCCCAGAATATCCGCCCAATACGGCACGATGGTGCAGTGCGCCGAGCCGGTCACGGGGTCTTCGTTGATACCGGCGTGGGGTGCGAAATAGCGCGATGCACAGTCAGAACTGTCGCCCGGCGCCGTGATGATCAGACCCATACCATCCATCTGCTTGATGAAATCGAAATCCGGCCGGATGGCCAGCACGTCCGCCTCTTTTTCGAATACAGCCATATTCTTGACCGCACGGAGAAACCGTACCGGGCTCGCGCCAAGCGCCTCTTCCAGGCCATCCGGCACAGGGGCATCGCTGGCCGCAAGGGCCGGGAAGTCCATCACCAGCATGTCGCCGTTTCGCCTAACGCCGAGTGTGCCGCTGCGGGTCTCGAACGCGACCTCTTCACGCGCCGTATCCAGTTTCTCCAGGATCAAGGCGCCGGTCGCCAGCGTCGCGTGACCACACAGATCGACCTCGATCTCCGGGGTGAACCAGCGCAGTCGAAACCCGTTTCCCTCCGGCACATAGAACGCGGTTTCCGACAGGTTGTTTTCAAGTGCGATCGACTGCATGACGTCATCGGGCAGCCACTCGTCGAGCGGACACACCGCCGCCGGATTGCCGCCGAACGGCCGGTCGGTGAAAGCATCGAGCTGATACAACGGGATCGTCGTCATCTTTTAGTTCCCAAGCTCCGCCTCGAGGGCGCGGCACATATCCTCGGTCGAAGCATTGCCACCCATATCCGGGGTTTTCGGCCCGTCACCCTTGAGCAGGTTTTCGATGGCCCGGATCATGTCCGCCGCCGCCTCTCCATGCCCCAGGTGATCCAGCATCATGGATGCGCACCACACCGTACCGATGGGGTTGGCGATCCCCTGTCCGGCAATATCCGGGGCCGAGCCGTGCACCGGCTCGAACATCGACGGATGTTCACGCTCGGGATTGATGTTCCCGCTGGGCGCGATCGCAATCGTACCTGTAATTCCCGGCCCAAGATCGGAAAGAATATCGCCGAACAGGTTCGAGCCGACGACGA
This genomic window contains:
- a CDS encoding GNAT family N-acetyltransferase encodes the protein MSTKASFDIRPARSDADMAHTREMFVEYQQWLGVDLCFQDFENEIANLPGKYAPPGGDIFIARDNSDVAGIVAVRPVGNQDDKLCEMKRLYVRDQWRGQGLGRTLAELALSFAENAGYRRMVLDTLSQLKTARDMYLRMGFLETKAYYDNPLPGVVYMEKIL
- a CDS encoding SHOCT domain-containing protein codes for the protein MTKRTGRLIKKIVPLCVAAGLLSGCAVFDGNVFEESFWASSPFKKNDQAELGLAEMAKGNYVTAEGFFQRALKANSRDIHALLGSGILYQNTGQLVKAREMYEAVLAIRPDDSEQFVVWNELTTRPASQVASVNLSLLETGGTAQAAMRSGMNSVPIGAAPQGDVMLGRTSTEVASTPMSMNTPAAQGGMQMESPSMIGGFQGGDSNVMSRFATLKALRDQGLITQDEYNQRRQSSIGALLPLTSPPPAAGLDRPVPTTEQISARLRAIGRALEMRAISVSQHSAERNMILDAMMPSAPVMVAEPTAPPRGLMEGADAIRRLEKLRDAGYITADEYARERQAIELSVQSAAGPGQPAGTMAKAAPAPEAQPMAAKAAPKPSGPQPAVHLASYRSAKQAESGWLQIKRAHGNVLGSLDHEVSRVTLGSKGTYYRLKAGPLPSVSEAKSLCSQLKKRRQFCDTTVMNDG
- a CDS encoding PhzF family phenazine biosynthesis protein; its protein translation is MTTIPLYQLDAFTDRPFGGNPAAVCPLDEWLPDDVMQSIALENNLSETAFYVPEGNGFRLRWFTPEIEVDLCGHATLATGALILEKLDTAREEVAFETRSGTLGVRRNGDMLVMDFPALAASDAPVPDGLEEALGASPVRFLRAVKNMAVFEKEADVLAIRPDFDFIKQMDGMGLIITAPGDSSDCASRYFAPHAGINEDPVTGSAHCTIVPYWADILGKDTIHARQVSARSGDLYCRMSGARVEIGGKARLVVEGTFRL